A region from the Spea bombifrons isolate aSpeBom1 chromosome 7, aSpeBom1.2.pri, whole genome shotgun sequence genome encodes:
- the GET4 gene encoding Golgi to ER traffic protein 4 homolog, whose amino-acid sequence MMAATMAEQESSKGSARNRGGVQRVEGKLRASVEKGDYYEAHQMYRTLFFRYMSQSKHAEAQELMYSGALLFFSHGQQNSAADLSMLVLESLEKSEAKVTDELLENLAKLFSLMDQNSPERVAFVSRALKWSTGGSGKLGHPKLHQLLAITLWKEQNYYESRYHFLHSSDGEGCANMLVEYSSTRGYCGEVDMFVAQAVLQFLCLKNKISASVVFTTYTEKHPSIERGPPFVQPLLNFIWFLLLAVEGGKLTVFTVLCEQYQPSLRRDPMYNEYLDRIGQLFFGVPPKQSSSYGGLLGNLLNSLMGAGEDEDLEDGQDDSSPIELD is encoded by the exons ATGATGGCTGCTACAATGGCGGAGCAGGAGAGCTCCAAAGGCAGCGCCCGGAACCGGGGTGGGGTACAGCGGGTGGAAGGAAAGCTGCGGGCCAGCGTTGAAAAGGGAGACTATTACGAGGCCCACCAGATGTACCGGACCCTGTTTTTCAG GTACATGTCACAGAGCAAACACGCAGAAGCACAAGAATTAATGTATTCCGGGGCCCTTCTGTTCTTCAGCCATGGTCAG caaAACAGTGCAGCTGATTTATCTATGCTTGTTTTGGAGTCTCTAGAAAAGTCAGAGGCTAAAGTAACCGATGAGTTATTAG aaaaCCTGGCCAAATTATTTAGCTTGATGGATCAAAATTCCCCTGAAAGAGTGGCTTTTGTATCCAGGGCACTTAAGTGGTCGACTGGTGGTTCTGGCAAATTAGGTCATCCAAAATTGCACCAGTTATTGGCTATAACACTATGGAAAG AGCAAAACTACTATGAATCGCGTTACCACTTCCTGCACTCCTCAGACGGAGAAGGCTGTGCGAATATGTTGGTAGAATATTCGTCCACCAGGGGATACTGCGGCGAGGTGGACATGTTTGTGGCTCAGGCAGTCTTACA atttctatgtttaaaaaacaaaattagcgcTTCCGTGGTTTTTACAACCTACACCGAGAAGCATCCTTCGATAGAAAGGGGACCTCCGTTTGTACAGCCCCTCTTGAACTTCATCTGGTTCCTCCTGCTGGCTGTAGAGGG TGGGAAATTAACCGTATTTACAGTATTGTGTGAACAGTATCAGCCCTCTCTAAGGAGAGATCCCATGTATAATGAG TACCTGGACAGAATAGGACAGCTTTTCTTTGGTGTCCCACCTAAGCAGTCCTCTTCATACGGAGGTTTACTGG GCAACCTACTGAACAGCCTCATGGGAGCCGGCGAAGATGAGGACCTAGAGGACGGCCAAGATGATAGCAGTCCCATCGAGCTAGACTGA